A part of Myxococcus landrumus genomic DNA contains:
- a CDS encoding Rrf2 family transcriptional regulator yields the protein MNSRFTMAAHIVAMLSKCACSDSGPLTSEAMARSIQTNPVVVRRLLGDLARAGLVETKRGARGGVTLAKRCDEITLRDIYEAVEEGGELFGRHPVGPAPDCDIGPCVAQYLEGVFGRAEAALKQSLERTTVAQMSSDLTALFQEIHPPKDSTG from the coding sequence GTGAACAGCCGATTCACCATGGCGGCCCACATCGTCGCGATGCTCTCGAAGTGCGCGTGCAGTGACTCGGGCCCGCTGACGTCCGAGGCCATGGCGCGCAGCATCCAGACGAATCCGGTGGTGGTGCGCAGGCTGTTGGGAGACCTGGCGCGGGCGGGGCTGGTGGAGACGAAGCGGGGCGCTCGCGGCGGGGTGACGCTGGCCAAGCGCTGCGACGAAATCACCCTGCGGGACATCTACGAGGCGGTGGAGGAGGGCGGAGAGCTCTTCGGCCGCCACCCCGTCGGGCCCGCACCGGACTGCGACATCGGGCCATGCGTGGCCCAGTACCTGGAAGGGGTCTTCGGCCGCGCGGAGGCCGCGCTCAAGCAGAGCCTGGAGCGCACCACCGTCGCGCAGATGTCCTCGGACCTCACCGCGCTCTTTCAGGAAATCCACCCACCGAAGGACTCGACGGGCTGA
- a CDS encoding VOC family protein — MATTNFRKVFINLPVKDLKRTNAFFTQLGFTFDARFCDDNATCMVLSPEAFVMLLTESRFKDFTKKQICDTGKSTEGIFALSAASRDDVNQLVKKAVEAGGSYAADPVDHGFMYGWSFFDLDGHHWEVIYMDMNALPQ, encoded by the coding sequence CAACCTCCCCGTGAAGGACCTGAAGCGCACCAACGCGTTCTTCACGCAGCTGGGATTCACCTTCGACGCGCGCTTCTGTGACGACAACGCGACGTGCATGGTCCTCAGCCCGGAGGCCTTCGTCATGCTGCTCACCGAGTCGCGCTTCAAGGACTTCACCAAGAAGCAGATCTGCGACACGGGCAAGTCCACCGAGGGCATCTTCGCGCTGTCCGCGGCCAGCCGGGATGACGTCAACCAGCTGGTGAAGAAGGCGGTGGAGGCAGGAGGCTCGTACGCGGCGGACCCGGTGGACCACGGCTTCATGTACGGCTGGAGCTTCTTCGACCTGGATGGCCACCACTGGGAGGTCATCTACATGGACATGAACGCGCTGCCCCAGTGA